In Promicromonospora sukumoe, the following proteins share a genomic window:
- a CDS encoding polyprenyl synthetase family protein, translating into MTSVPLPPQTTTGTSASAPPAAPTDLPDPTALGLPITDPELASRLADRLTVVDDALSEAVTSADKLADGASRHLVDAGGKRFRPLLTLLTGELGDGAAPGVVDAAVVVELTQVASLYHDDVMDSAPMRRGAPAVHMVWGNSVAILVGDMLFARASARVAELGPEAVILQSRTFERMCLGQLHETMGPDDGEDAVAHYLQVLSDKTASLLSASARLGAMLSGAPKEQVEAVGAFGEKVGVAFQLADDVLDVASEGETSGKTPGTDLREHVPTMPVLLLRRHVASGSATDDDRDLLETLDGDLSSDEVLTAALERLRAHPVLADTRELAVRWAREAAAELAPLPDGPVKDSLEQFAQALADRAV; encoded by the coding sequence GTGACCTCCGTACCGCTGCCGCCCCAGACGACGACGGGTACGTCGGCGTCCGCACCGCCGGCCGCTCCGACTGACCTGCCCGACCCGACCGCGCTCGGCCTGCCGATCACGGACCCGGAGCTGGCATCCCGGCTCGCGGACCGGCTGACGGTGGTCGACGACGCGCTGTCGGAGGCCGTCACCAGCGCCGACAAGCTGGCGGACGGCGCCTCCCGGCACCTCGTCGACGCGGGCGGCAAGCGGTTCCGGCCGCTGCTGACCCTGCTGACGGGCGAGCTCGGGGACGGCGCCGCCCCCGGCGTCGTCGACGCGGCGGTGGTGGTCGAGCTGACGCAGGTCGCCTCGCTGTACCACGACGACGTCATGGACTCCGCGCCCATGCGCCGGGGCGCGCCCGCCGTGCACATGGTGTGGGGCAACTCGGTGGCGATCCTGGTGGGCGACATGCTCTTCGCCCGGGCCTCGGCCCGGGTGGCGGAGCTCGGTCCCGAGGCCGTGATCCTGCAGTCCCGGACGTTCGAGCGGATGTGCCTGGGGCAGCTCCACGAGACCATGGGCCCGGACGACGGCGAGGACGCCGTGGCCCACTACCTGCAGGTCCTGTCGGACAAGACGGCGTCGCTGCTGTCGGCGTCGGCCCGCCTGGGGGCGATGCTCTCGGGTGCGCCGAAGGAGCAGGTCGAGGCCGTGGGCGCGTTCGGCGAGAAGGTCGGCGTCGCCTTCCAGCTCGCCGACGACGTGCTCGACGTCGCCTCGGAGGGCGAGACCTCGGGCAAGACGCCGGGCACCGACCTGCGCGAGCACGTCCCGACGATGCCGGTGCTGCTGCTGCGCCGGCACGTCGCGTCGGGCTCCGCCACGGACGACGACCGGGACCTGCTGGAGACCCTCGACGGCGACCTGTCGTCCGACGAGGTGCTGACGGCCGCCCTGGAGCGCCTGCGGGCACACCCCGTGCTCGCGGACACCCGCGAGCTCGCGGTGCGCTGGGCGCGCGAGGCGGCCGCCGAGCTGGCTCCGCTGCCGGACGGCCCGGTCAAGGACTCGCTGGAGCAGTTCGCCCAGGCCCTGGCGGACCGGGCGGTCTGA
- the nuoK gene encoding NADH-quinone oxidoreductase subunit NuoK: MDITNYVVLAAVLFAIGATTVLLRRNAIVVFMGVELMLNATNLAFVTFARMHGDVTGQVLAFFVMVVAAAEVVVGLAIIVTIFRTRRSASVDDVNLLKG; the protein is encoded by the coding sequence ATGGACATCACCAACTACGTGGTCCTGGCCGCGGTGCTCTTCGCGATCGGAGCCACGACCGTACTGCTGCGCCGCAACGCGATCGTCGTCTTCATGGGCGTCGAGCTCATGCTCAACGCGACCAACCTCGCCTTCGTCACCTTCGCCAGGATGCACGGCGACGTGACGGGCCAGGTGCTCGCCTTCTTCGTCATGGTCGTCGCCGCCGCCGAGGTCGTCGTCGGGCTCGCCATCATCGTGACGATCTTCCGAACCCGCCGCTCGGCCTCGGTCGACGACGTCAACCTGCTGAAGGGCTGA
- a CDS encoding NADH-quinone oxidoreductase subunit M, translating to MFPWLTALIAWPLVGAAVVGLGALGRSRTGSANAGTGLARPVALGFSLVEVALLVGAFLAFDTSAAAEHQLAETHAWIPQIGTSYAVAVDGVGLLLVALSVVLVPLVLLAAWNEQGRDEVRLRRFVGLVLLLQAFMVAVFSARDVFLFYVLFEAMLIPAYFLIGGFGHGAGRRQAAVKFLMFSLGGGLIMLAAVIALYFLAVGAGVDPRQAFLVDELVGVNLGTVAERLMFAGFFIAFAIKAPMVPVHSWLPDVAGNATPGTSTLLICVLDKVGTFGMLTLCLPLFPEASRWAAPFVIALAVISVLYGAVMAIMQTDLLRLVGWTSVSHFGFIILGIFTFTPLGTAGSSFMMLNHGLATGALFLVAGFLVARHPERSQRITDYRGLRSVTPVLAGTFLVAGLATLSLPGLATFVSEIMVLVGAFGGSPAGSAAWTVAAIPGVVLAAVYVLLTYQKIFTGAPAKGLEALPDLRARERIVAAPLVAGLLVLGLVPGLALTYVDAPAQQSATTIAVDDPAADAAQMGSDK from the coding sequence ATGTTTCCCTGGCTGACCGCCCTCATCGCCTGGCCGCTGGTCGGCGCGGCCGTGGTGGGGCTGGGCGCGCTCGGTCGCTCCCGCACCGGCTCCGCGAACGCGGGGACGGGCCTGGCCCGCCCGGTGGCGCTCGGGTTCTCGCTGGTCGAGGTGGCCCTGCTCGTCGGGGCGTTCCTCGCCTTCGACACGAGCGCCGCCGCCGAGCACCAGCTCGCCGAGACCCACGCGTGGATCCCGCAGATCGGCACCTCGTACGCGGTGGCCGTCGACGGCGTCGGCCTGCTGCTGGTGGCGCTGTCCGTGGTGCTGGTGCCTCTGGTGCTGCTCGCCGCCTGGAACGAGCAGGGGCGCGACGAGGTGCGCCTGCGCCGGTTCGTGGGCCTCGTGCTGCTGCTCCAGGCGTTCATGGTGGCCGTGTTCTCGGCCCGTGACGTCTTCCTGTTCTACGTGCTGTTCGAGGCCATGCTGATCCCCGCGTACTTCCTGATCGGCGGGTTCGGGCACGGCGCCGGACGGCGGCAGGCGGCCGTGAAGTTCCTGATGTTCAGCCTGGGCGGCGGGCTCATCATGCTCGCCGCGGTGATCGCGCTGTACTTCCTCGCGGTGGGCGCGGGCGTGGACCCCCGCCAGGCGTTCCTCGTGGACGAGCTGGTCGGCGTGAACCTCGGCACCGTCGCCGAGCGCCTCATGTTCGCCGGGTTCTTCATCGCCTTCGCGATCAAGGCCCCGATGGTCCCGGTGCACAGCTGGCTGCCCGACGTCGCGGGGAACGCCACCCCCGGCACGTCCACCCTCCTGATCTGCGTGCTGGACAAGGTCGGCACCTTCGGGATGCTGACCCTCTGCCTGCCGCTGTTCCCGGAGGCGTCCCGCTGGGCGGCGCCGTTCGTGATCGCGCTCGCCGTGATCTCGGTGCTGTACGGGGCGGTCATGGCGATCATGCAGACCGACCTGCTGCGGCTGGTCGGCTGGACGTCGGTGAGCCACTTCGGCTTCATCATCCTGGGCATCTTCACCTTCACGCCGCTGGGCACCGCCGGGTCGAGCTTCATGATGCTCAACCACGGTCTCGCCACCGGCGCGCTGTTCCTGGTGGCCGGCTTCCTCGTGGCCCGGCACCCGGAGCGGTCGCAGCGGATCACGGACTACCGCGGCCTGCGGTCGGTCACGCCGGTGCTCGCCGGCACGTTCCTCGTGGCGGGCCTGGCGACGCTGTCGCTGCCCGGCCTGGCCACGTTCGTCAGCGAGATCATGGTGCTGGTCGGCGCGTTCGGCGGCTCGCCCGCCGGCTCCGCCGCCTGGACCGTGGCCGCGATCCCGGGCGTCGTGCTCGCCGCGGTGTACGTGCTGCTGACCTACCAGAAGATCTTCACCGGGGCGCCGGCCAAGGGCCTGGAGGCCCTGCCCGACCTCCGGGCGCGCGAGCGCATCGTCGCGGCGCCGCTGGTGGCCGGACTCCTGGTGCTCGGCCTCGTGCCGGGCCTGGCCCTGACCTACGTGGACGCGCCGGCGCAGCAGTCGGCGACGACCATCGCGGTCGACGACCCGGCGGCCGACGCCGCGCAGATGGGGAGCGACAAGTGA
- the nuoN gene encoding NADH-quinone oxidoreductase subunit NuoN, with the protein MNEFVAPEIDWLALAPLIVVLGAGVVGVLLEAFVPARARRVTQVVLTLAALAGALAFVVVLWPQIVAQPVQVVGGSVTLTPFALGTQGIIAVLAFLGVLVVADRTSTGQDAFAPTASAVPGTSYEDLARRSGLEQTEIYPLLLFAAGGMMLFASTDDLIVMFIALEVLSLPLYVLCATARRRRLLSQEAAAKYFLLGAFASALFIFGVALIYGFAGTVRLLEIAQRVQQGGLPLEGMTGLLVAGVLLVTVGLLFKVGAVPFHAWTPDVYTGAPTPITGFMAACTKAAAVAALVEVLYRITIGVGGLSPETMEQLQVVIVVVAVLTMAVGTVIGSVQTDVKRLLAYSSIAHAGFLLVGIAGFNAQVQSSTLFYLLAYGLATIGAFAVVTLVRERRVTPGGAEDNGPVEDDGVVLGEATEIAQWAGLGRKAPWLTAAFALFLLSMAGIPLTAGFIAKFGAFTGATSGGLWWLAVLGVIASVVAVAFYLRLLVVMVFQPGTIEPSQVEPSQVEPAETGVSTSSTSDETEGAGGVATATKVQVTAPQRVVVTVVRSRGPAAVAIAVCAIATVILGVFPSLVLNLAAEASKFVP; encoded by the coding sequence GTGAACGAGTTCGTGGCACCCGAGATCGACTGGCTCGCCCTCGCACCGCTGATCGTGGTGCTGGGCGCGGGCGTGGTCGGCGTGCTCCTCGAGGCGTTCGTCCCGGCACGGGCGCGCCGCGTGACGCAGGTCGTGCTCACCCTGGCGGCCCTGGCCGGGGCCCTCGCCTTCGTCGTGGTGCTCTGGCCGCAGATCGTGGCGCAGCCCGTCCAGGTGGTCGGCGGCAGCGTGACGCTCACGCCGTTCGCGCTCGGCACGCAGGGCATCATCGCGGTGCTCGCGTTCCTGGGCGTGCTCGTGGTGGCAGACCGCACCAGCACCGGCCAGGACGCGTTCGCGCCCACGGCGTCGGCGGTGCCCGGAACCTCCTACGAGGACCTGGCCCGGCGGTCCGGCCTGGAGCAGACCGAGATCTACCCGCTGCTGCTGTTCGCCGCGGGCGGCATGATGCTCTTCGCCTCCACCGACGACCTGATCGTCATGTTCATCGCGCTGGAGGTGCTGTCGCTCCCGCTGTACGTGCTGTGCGCCACGGCGCGCCGGCGCCGGCTCCTGTCGCAGGAGGCAGCGGCCAAGTACTTTCTGCTCGGGGCGTTCGCCTCGGCGCTGTTCATCTTCGGCGTCGCGCTGATCTACGGGTTCGCCGGCACGGTGCGGCTCCTGGAGATCGCCCAGCGGGTGCAGCAGGGCGGTCTGCCCCTGGAGGGCATGACCGGGCTGCTCGTCGCGGGCGTGCTGCTGGTGACGGTCGGCCTGCTGTTCAAGGTCGGCGCGGTGCCGTTCCACGCCTGGACGCCCGACGTCTACACCGGGGCGCCCACGCCCATCACCGGGTTCATGGCCGCGTGCACCAAGGCGGCGGCCGTCGCGGCGCTCGTCGAGGTGCTGTACCGCATCACCATCGGGGTGGGCGGCCTCAGCCCGGAGACCATGGAGCAGCTCCAGGTGGTCATCGTGGTGGTCGCCGTCCTGACGATGGCCGTCGGCACGGTCATCGGGTCGGTGCAGACCGACGTCAAGCGCCTGCTCGCCTACTCGTCGATCGCGCACGCCGGCTTCCTGCTGGTGGGCATCGCGGGCTTCAACGCCCAGGTCCAGTCCTCCACGCTCTTCTACCTGCTGGCCTACGGCCTGGCCACGATCGGCGCGTTCGCGGTGGTCACGCTGGTCCGGGAGCGCCGGGTCACGCCCGGCGGAGCGGAGGACAACGGCCCGGTCGAGGACGACGGGGTGGTGCTCGGCGAGGCCACGGAGATCGCGCAGTGGGCCGGCCTGGGGCGCAAGGCCCCGTGGCTCACCGCGGCGTTCGCCCTGTTCCTGCTCTCCATGGCGGGCATCCCGCTCACCGCGGGGTTCATCGCCAAGTTCGGCGCGTTCACGGGCGCGACGTCGGGCGGGCTGTGGTGGCTCGCGGTGCTCGGCGTGATCGCGTCGGTGGTCGCCGTCGCGTTCTACCTGCGGCTGCTGGTGGTCATGGTGTTCCAGCCCGGGACGATCGAGCCGTCGCAGGTCGAGCCGTCGCAGGTTGAGCCTGCCGAAACCGGGGTCTCGACGAGCTCGACCAGCGACGAAACCGAGGGCGCCGGCGGCGTCGCCACAGCGACCAAGGTGCAGGTCACGGCCCCGCAGCGCGTGGTCGTGACGGTGGTGCGGTCGCGCGGTCCGGCGGCCGTGGCCATCGCGGTCTGCGCGATCGCCACAGTGATTCTGGGCGTTTTCCCGTCCCTGGTTCTTAATCTGGCGGCAGAGGCAAGTAAGTTCGTGCCGTGA
- the nuoL gene encoding NADH-quinone oxidoreductase subunit L, producing the protein MIGLAPWLIGFPLIGAAILLLGGKATDRWGHWIGVTASAASGVLAIILLFRMIGTPAEGRSVDHHLWTWLSAGGLDVDLGLRLDPLSMTFVMLVTFVGTLIHVYSVAYMDHDPDRRRFFAYLNLFVAAMLTLVLADSYLLLFVGWEGVGLASYLLIGFWDTGRPSARENAVAAKKAFVMNRIGDMGLIAAMALLFAHAGALDFGTTLSDESVGTMSQATATAIGLCLLLAACGKSAQFPLQAWLGDAMAGPTPVSALIHAATMVTAGVYLMVRSGAILEAAPTAQLVVVLVGAVTLIFGAIVGCAKDDIKKALAASTMSQIGYMMLAAGLGPAGYAYAIFHLLTHGFFKAGLFLGAGSVMHAMDDQTDMRRFGGLSRFLPITWITMGLGWLAILGIPPFSGFWSKDGIIEAAFLPVEGQPWRAWVFGTVAVLGAAITAFYMTRLFFMTFGGRRPRWTEGQHPHEGSPLMWWPLVFLGVGSAALGLVLGIGGTFTTWLEPVVGHAEHHEPVLPVWLIITATLVVVVLGALLAFRMYAVQVVPEEAPRGSVLTRAARKDLYQDAANETLVLAPAVGLARVVQVGDRDVVDRGWGVLPQAVSWFGGVFRKAQTGYVRSYAAGMAGGVLVIAVVAWLVVGLGGAQ; encoded by the coding sequence GTGATCGGGCTTGCCCCCTGGCTGATCGGCTTCCCGCTGATCGGAGCGGCGATCCTGCTGCTGGGTGGCAAGGCCACCGACCGCTGGGGACACTGGATCGGGGTGACGGCCTCGGCCGCCTCCGGGGTCCTCGCCATCATCTTGCTGTTCCGCATGATCGGTACCCCGGCCGAGGGCCGGTCCGTGGACCACCACCTGTGGACATGGTTGTCCGCGGGCGGCCTGGACGTGGACCTCGGCCTGCGCCTGGACCCCCTGTCCATGACCTTCGTGATGCTCGTGACCTTCGTGGGCACGCTCATCCACGTGTACTCCGTGGCCTACATGGACCACGACCCGGACCGTCGCCGCTTCTTCGCGTACCTGAACCTGTTCGTCGCGGCGATGCTGACGCTCGTCCTGGCCGACTCCTACCTGCTGCTCTTCGTGGGCTGGGAGGGCGTGGGTCTCGCGTCCTACCTGCTCATCGGGTTCTGGGACACGGGGCGGCCGTCGGCCCGCGAGAACGCGGTGGCGGCCAAGAAGGCGTTCGTCATGAACCGCATCGGGGACATGGGGCTGATCGCGGCGATGGCGCTGCTGTTCGCCCACGCGGGCGCCCTGGACTTCGGCACCACCCTGTCGGACGAGTCCGTCGGCACGATGTCGCAGGCCACGGCCACCGCGATCGGGCTCTGCCTGCTGCTGGCCGCCTGCGGCAAGTCGGCGCAGTTCCCGCTCCAGGCCTGGCTGGGCGACGCGATGGCCGGCCCGACGCCGGTCTCGGCGCTCATCCACGCGGCCACGATGGTCACCGCGGGCGTCTACCTCATGGTGCGCTCCGGCGCGATCCTCGAGGCGGCCCCGACGGCGCAGCTCGTCGTGGTGCTGGTCGGCGCGGTGACCCTGATCTTCGGGGCGATCGTCGGCTGCGCCAAGGACGACATCAAGAAGGCGCTGGCCGCCTCCACCATGTCGCAGATCGGGTACATGATGCTCGCCGCGGGCCTCGGCCCGGCCGGGTACGCGTACGCGATCTTCCACCTGCTCACGCACGGGTTCTTCAAGGCGGGCCTGTTCCTCGGCGCGGGCTCCGTGATGCACGCGATGGACGACCAGACCGACATGCGGCGCTTCGGCGGGCTGTCGCGGTTCCTGCCCATCACCTGGATCACCATGGGCCTGGGCTGGCTGGCCATCCTCGGCATCCCGCCGTTCTCCGGCTTCTGGAGCAAGGACGGGATCATCGAGGCCGCGTTCCTCCCCGTCGAGGGGCAGCCGTGGCGCGCCTGGGTGTTCGGCACGGTCGCCGTGCTCGGCGCCGCGATCACCGCCTTCTACATGACGCGCCTGTTCTTCATGACGTTCGGCGGACGTCGTCCGCGCTGGACCGAGGGCCAGCACCCGCACGAGGGCTCCCCGCTGATGTGGTGGCCGCTCGTGTTCCTCGGCGTCGGCTCGGCCGCGCTCGGCCTCGTGCTGGGTATCGGCGGCACCTTTACCACCTGGCTGGAGCCCGTGGTCGGCCACGCCGAGCACCACGAGCCCGTGCTGCCGGTCTGGCTGATCATCACGGCGACCCTCGTGGTCGTCGTCCTCGGGGCGCTGCTCGCGTTCCGGATGTACGCGGTCCAGGTCGTCCCCGAGGAGGCGCCGCGCGGCTCCGTCCTGACCCGGGCGGCCCGCAAGGACCTGTACCAGGACGCCGCCAACGAGACGCTCGTGCTGGCGCCCGCCGTCGGGCTGGCCCGCGTGGTCCAGGTCGGCGACCGTGACGTCGTCGACCGCGGGTGGGGTGTGCTGCCGCAGGCGGTGTCGTGGTTCGGCGGGGTGTTCCGCAAGGCGCAGACCGGGTACGTGCGCTCGTACGCCGCGGGCATGGCGGGTGGCGTCCTCGTGATCGCCGTCGTCGCCTGGCTCGTCGTGGGACTCGGTGGTGCCCAGTGA